A DNA window from Mucilaginibacter xinganensis contains the following coding sequences:
- a CDS encoding SusD/RagB family nutrient-binding outer membrane lipoprotein, whose protein sequence is MKKIYICTLSALLLWGASSCKKPNDFGTTNQDPTAVTTPIVSALLANVEAGLPGYASTGSMAGGAYAQYFSETQYPGTSLYTAPVNGFTGNYNGSLYDLQNVINLNQSKNSVAVAQIMQQYIYWVLTDEFGDIPYSQALQGLKAITPAYDKQEDIYKGIVTKIAAAVASMDGGTVPGDLFYGGDAAAWKRAGNSLIMLVSMQASKKVPGAGDFYATAFKAAMAGGYITTNAQNFAVTYPGGSYKSPWWGLYNGRTDWAESKTLTDYTAATNDGRQLVFGGSFSDPNLTTGGTVTSSDGVPYGVDRTTANNYISANSDWALIMRADKRKDASAVNVITAAETTLAVAEAINIGWVTGDLVATYQSGVKLSFEQWGVDAPTNTYLTSANVAVSATPGVANEKNIAVQQWVSSYPDGHMGWNIWRKTGYPVLTPAVAASNSSKKIVRRYIYASSEQTTNGVSVNAAIAREVPTAGTDSQDNAVWWDVIGQSK, encoded by the coding sequence ATGAAAAAGATATATATATGCACGCTTTCTGCCTTACTGTTATGGGGGGCCTCGAGCTGTAAAAAACCAAATGATTTTGGTACAACAAACCAGGATCCTACTGCGGTAACAACACCAATAGTATCAGCATTATTAGCAAATGTTGAGGCCGGGCTACCGGGCTATGCTTCAACCGGCTCAATGGCCGGCGGTGCTTACGCACAGTATTTCTCTGAAACACAATACCCGGGCACATCATTATATACCGCCCCGGTAAACGGCTTCACCGGAAACTACAATGGCTCGCTGTACGACTTGCAAAACGTTATTAACCTTAACCAAAGCAAAAACTCGGTTGCTGTTGCTCAAATTATGCAGCAGTATATTTACTGGGTGTTAACGGATGAGTTTGGTGATATTCCTTACAGCCAGGCTTTACAGGGCTTAAAGGCTATTACCCCGGCTTATGACAAGCAGGAGGATATTTACAAAGGAATAGTTACCAAAATTGCAGCTGCTGTAGCTTCAATGGACGGTGGTACTGTACCGGGAGACCTTTTTTACGGAGGCGACGCTGCTGCATGGAAAAGGGCCGGTAATTCATTAATTATGCTGGTTTCTATGCAGGCTTCAAAAAAAGTACCTGGAGCAGGCGATTTTTACGCTACTGCGTTTAAAGCAGCAATGGCTGGTGGATACATTACTACAAATGCACAGAATTTTGCTGTAACTTATCCAGGTGGATCATATAAATCACCATGGTGGGGCCTTTACAATGGCAGAACTGACTGGGCTGAAAGTAAAACCCTTACTGATTACACTGCAGCTACCAACGATGGCAGGCAACTGGTATTCGGTGGTTCATTCAGCGATCCTAACTTAACAACAGGTGGTACCGTAACTTCAAGCGATGGTGTACCTTACGGTGTTGACCGTACTACAGCAAATAATTACATCAGTGCAAATTCAGACTGGGCGCTTATTATGCGTGCAGACAAACGTAAAGATGCATCTGCTGTAAACGTTATTACTGCTGCTGAAACTACACTGGCTGTGGCTGAAGCCATTAACATTGGCTGGGTAACCGGTGACCTGGTTGCTACTTACCAAAGCGGGGTTAAATTATCATTTGAGCAATGGGGTGTTGATGCGCCTACCAATACTTATCTTACCAGTGCTAACGTTGCTGTAAGCGCAACTCCGGGTGTTGCTAACGAAAAGAACATTGCCGTTCAGCAATGGGTATCATCTTACCCTGACGGACACATGGGCTGGAACATCTGGCGTAAAACAGGTTATCCTGTGCTTACCCCTGCAGTAGCAGCTTCCAATTCGTCAAAGAAAATTGTTAGGCGTTATATTTATGCTTCATCTGAGCAGACAACCAATGGTGTAAGCGTTAACGCGGCCATTGCAAGAGAAGTACCTACTGCAGGTACCGACTCGCAGGACAATGCTGTATGGTGGGATGTAATAGGTCAATCAAAATAA
- a CDS encoding BT_3044 domain-containing protein translates to MKNKFLQYTFLSCSLMVLFSACRKDPFKGTETLSSGKSYVYITEANGSPYTQYFDVFNDIKTVVLFTIRRDAANSADLQKAVTVTLTADADSSASSGLTAFTSDLYTFPTAADIASGGVYAGADGISVNSDGTQLTVKFAPGQFAKNVIYKVDGSKLDLSKTYGAVYKITSLSSLSQKVGYSVVAAAIAVKNAYDGNYNISGTVQRYVAGGDAEVGSLNGTIVAGKTSDVITNGPTSNFFSIYWADGSGVGGIAGLQLAVDPATNKVTVTASGNPNLKNIADQDNYYDPATKTFVLNFAWYGGAPPPTGSSRQAHVTLTYNGSR, encoded by the coding sequence ATGAAAAATAAATTTTTACAATATACGTTCCTTAGCTGCTCGCTGATGGTTCTTTTTAGCGCTTGCCGGAAAGATCCGTTTAAAGGAACCGAAACCCTTTCGTCAGGGAAGTCATATGTGTACATTACCGAAGCCAATGGTAGTCCTTACACTCAATATTTTGATGTATTTAATGACATTAAGACTGTTGTGCTTTTCACGATCAGGCGCGATGCAGCCAATAGTGCTGATTTACAAAAGGCAGTAACTGTTACACTTACGGCTGATGCTGACTCTAGTGCCAGCTCTGGGCTAACAGCTTTTACCAGTGATTTATATACTTTTCCAACTGCTGCTGATATAGCATCGGGTGGCGTTTATGCAGGCGCTGACGGCATATCTGTTAACAGCGATGGTACCCAATTAACTGTAAAGTTTGCACCCGGTCAGTTTGCTAAAAATGTAATTTACAAAGTTGATGGCAGCAAGCTGGATCTTTCAAAAACCTACGGTGCTGTTTATAAAATAACCAGTCTTAGCAGCCTCAGCCAAAAGGTTGGTTATAGTGTGGTGGCAGCAGCCATCGCTGTTAAAAATGCGTATGATGGGAATTATAATATTTCCGGAACCGTTCAGCGGTATGTAGCAGGCGGGGATGCTGAAGTTGGTTCTTTGAATGGCACTATTGTAGCCGGCAAGACCAGCGATGTTATAACTAATGGCCCTACCAGCAATTTCTTCTCAATTTATTGGGCAGATGGTTCGGGTGTAGGCGGTATTGCCGGCTTACAACTTGCTGTAGATCCTGCAACTAATAAAGTTACAGTGACTGCATCAGGTAACCCAAATTTGAAAAATATAGCTGATCAGGATAATTATTATGACCCTGCTACCAAGACATTTGTATTGAATTTTGCCTGGTATGGAGGTGCGCCGCCACCGACCGGATCAAGCAGACAAGCGCACGTAACGCTTACTTACAACGGTTCAAGATAG
- a CDS encoding SusC/RagA family TonB-linked outer membrane protein, whose product MKKLLLVSLCFLVLCITQAFAQNRTITGTVTSKEDGLPLPGVSVTVPGTQVGTQTNDYGKFTIKVPASAKSLAFGFVGYKRVTATIGATDVINATLETNANELKEVVVTGGYGIKQTARSNSNSAQVVTATELNTVRQPNINNALAGKVAGIQVRSQSAAALGRNTEVRLRGASGFGSGQGALYVVDGTILPNADDINLDDVESVTVLQGAAAAALLGSQGANGAIVITTSKAKKNGGLGIDLRLGATFDKAYILPNYQNTYGGGNNPVFEQYTWKAGDPDHWKSLSGKYYPDYSDDSSWGPKLSGQEYIPWYAWYAGTKYTGKTASWTAQPNNAIDFYQTAPLLDNSITFNKAGDDYSVKLSYGNVYQKGIIPNQDLKRNTLNLNYNYDLNKHLSLSANINYVNQKQTGTVQDGYANQTSGSFTQWFHRDLDMGIMKELRGLQYGPGQYASWNHNDPAAWNPANPTNFYGGNYWYNYYTYQDLEKDHYNRDRFYGNIALTYKVNNDLSFRLTYRKQQNTTWTENIESTELAQSQVQTGLKGSYFTYNSYSNRENLEFLATYSKKIKDFKIDANFGTDKFNWTDKENGAQTNNGLTIPYLYTISNSVDPASIYNTRLQERYNAVLGHLALGWKDLIFLDGSLRNDWFSTLPQAKNDVLSKSAGLSFVFSDLLKSQDKWLSYGKVRATYGQIPKALGTSNETFGAYRYPGASYGVAAQKFNGQLLMSTPDQNVDPLIHGSTVTQKELGLDLRFLNDRIGISGTYWDGAETGIPSSINVNGASGFSSILTNFGNVTKKGFDITFNAYPVRVPNFAWNVSLTYSNLLQDKVVEISNKYNVQQIIVAYNTFSQLPYLVQKAGMAWGQIFGSGILRNSAGVPILDASGFYQRNPSVYFGSVLPKHTGGIQNTFNIYKDFSVNFNIDYQFGGKFASLSNAFGAFSGTTYRTAALNDKGNPVRDNVADGGGVHQVGVDANGKPVSMYVSAYDYYHNNFNNGTLDEFVYDLTFIKLREAGISYRIPVKKLGIGNVIKNASFQIQAHDLWLIYAKSRDFDPSQISAVQGESGQLPGTRGFGFNLKVGF is encoded by the coding sequence CATTAGCATTCGGATTTGTTGGTTACAAAAGAGTAACTGCAACTATTGGCGCTACTGATGTTATTAATGCCACGCTTGAAACAAACGCAAATGAGTTGAAAGAAGTTGTGGTAACCGGTGGTTACGGCATCAAGCAAACAGCGCGTTCAAACTCAAACTCTGCGCAAGTGGTTACAGCTACTGAACTGAACACAGTTCGCCAGCCTAACATCAACAACGCTTTGGCCGGTAAGGTTGCAGGTATCCAGGTTCGTAGCCAGTCGGCTGCAGCATTGGGCCGTAACACAGAGGTAAGGCTTCGTGGTGCTTCAGGTTTCGGATCTGGCCAGGGCGCTTTGTATGTTGTGGATGGTACTATCCTTCCAAATGCTGACGACATCAACCTTGATGACGTTGAAAGTGTTACTGTATTACAAGGTGCGGCAGCCGCAGCACTATTGGGCTCACAGGGTGCTAACGGTGCAATCGTTATCACAACCTCTAAAGCTAAAAAGAACGGTGGCCTTGGTATCGACCTTAGGTTAGGTGCTACTTTTGACAAGGCTTACATTTTGCCTAACTACCAGAACACTTATGGTGGCGGTAACAACCCTGTATTTGAGCAGTATACTTGGAAAGCCGGTGACCCTGATCATTGGAAATCATTAAGCGGTAAATACTACCCTGATTATTCTGATGACAGCAGCTGGGGACCTAAATTATCGGGACAGGAGTATATTCCATGGTACGCATGGTATGCCGGAACAAAATATACCGGTAAAACTGCTTCATGGACTGCACAGCCTAATAACGCTATTGATTTCTATCAAACAGCGCCTTTGCTTGATAACAGCATAACCTTTAACAAGGCAGGTGATGATTACAGCGTTAAATTAAGCTACGGTAACGTTTACCAAAAAGGTATCATTCCTAACCAGGATTTGAAAAGAAATACCCTGAACCTGAACTACAACTATGATTTGAACAAACACCTTTCATTATCTGCAAACATTAACTATGTTAACCAGAAACAAACAGGTACTGTTCAGGATGGTTACGCTAACCAAACCTCAGGTTCATTTACCCAATGGTTCCACCGTGACCTTGACATGGGAATCATGAAAGAATTAAGAGGCTTACAATATGGCCCGGGCCAATATGCCAGCTGGAACCACAATGACCCTGCTGCATGGAACCCTGCCAACCCTACCAACTTTTATGGTGGTAACTACTGGTATAACTATTATACCTACCAGGACCTTGAAAAAGACCACTATAACCGCGATCGTTTTTACGGAAACATAGCCTTAACCTATAAAGTTAATAACGACTTAAGCTTCAGGTTAACTTACCGTAAACAGCAAAATACTACGTGGACCGAGAATATCGAATCTACCGAGTTAGCGCAAAGCCAGGTTCAAACAGGCTTGAAAGGCAGCTACTTTACTTACAACAGCTACTCGAACCGCGAAAACTTAGAGTTTTTAGCTACCTACAGCAAAAAGATAAAAGACTTTAAGATTGACGCAAACTTTGGTACAGATAAATTTAACTGGACCGATAAAGAAAATGGTGCTCAAACCAACAACGGCTTAACCATCCCTTATCTTTATACCATTTCAAACAGTGTTGACCCTGCATCCATATACAACACAAGGTTACAGGAAAGATACAATGCTGTGTTAGGCCACCTTGCTTTAGGCTGGAAAGACCTGATCTTCCTTGACGGATCATTACGTAATGACTGGTTCTCAACGCTGCCACAGGCTAAAAATGACGTATTGTCAAAATCAGCAGGTTTATCATTCGTGTTTAGCGATTTGCTGAAAAGCCAGGATAAATGGTTAAGTTATGGTAAAGTACGTGCAACCTACGGCCAGATCCCTAAAGCGCTTGGTACCAGCAACGAAACTTTTGGCGCTTACCGTTACCCGGGTGCGTCTTATGGCGTAGCTGCTCAAAAATTCAATGGCCAGCTGTTGATGTCAACTCCTGACCAAAACGTTGATCCGCTGATCCACGGTTCTACAGTAACCCAAAAAGAGCTTGGTCTCGATTTAAGATTCCTGAATGACAGGATCGGAATTTCAGGTACTTACTGGGATGGTGCTGAAACAGGTATCCCTTCATCAATTAACGTGAACGGTGCTTCAGGTTTCTCATCTATCCTTACCAACTTTGGTAATGTTACCAAAAAAGGTTTTGATATAACCTTTAACGCTTACCCGGTAAGAGTACCAAATTTTGCATGGAACGTATCTTTAACTTACTCAAACCTGTTACAGGATAAAGTAGTTGAGATCAGCAATAAATACAACGTTCAGCAAATTATTGTTGCTTACAACACATTCTCACAACTTCCATACCTGGTTCAAAAAGCAGGCATGGCCTGGGGACAGATCTTTGGTTCAGGTATCCTTCGCAATTCTGCAGGTGTTCCTATTCTTGATGCTAGCGGTTTTTACCAAAGAAATCCAAGTGTTTATTTTGGAAGCGTATTACCTAAGCACACAGGTGGTATCCAGAATACATTTAACATCTACAAAGACTTCTCTGTTAACTTTAACATAGATTACCAGTTTGGCGGTAAATTTGCTTCATTATCTAACGCATTCGGTGCATTCAGCGGTACCACTTACCGTACGGCAGCTTTGAACGACAAGGGTAACCCTGTTCGTGATAATGTTGCTGATGGCGGTGGTGTTCACCAGGTTGGTGTTGATGCAAACGGCAAGCCGGTTAGCATGTATGTTAGCGCTTATGATTACTATCATAACAATTTTAACAACGGTACTTTAGATGAGTTTGTTTATGACCTTACCTTCATAAAATTACGTGAGGCTGGTATCTCTTACCGCATCCCGGTTAAAAAATTAGGAATTGGTAATGTTATTAAGAATGCTAGCTTCCAGATACAGGCACATGACCTTTGGTTAATTTATGCTAAATCAAGAGACTTTGATCCGTCACAAATCAGTGCAGTTCAGGGTGAGTCAGGACAGTTGCCAGGAACAAGAGGTTTCGGATTTAACCTTAAAGTAGGATTCTGA